ATCATCGTGTCGGCGCACACCGAGCGCGGCAGCGTGTTCTCGAAGGAGATGCATCACGGCTCGCTCTCGGCGACGCTGAGCGAACGCTTCGGTCTCGAGCCGCTCACCGCGCGCGACGCCGGGGCGCGGACACTGCGCGGCGCGTTTAACCGCAAGGTGCCCAGGCACATCGCTGACTGGCCGAACCCCTCGCCGGCGTTCGTGCCGCCGAACCCGGACATGGCCGAGCACCCGGGCAAGTCCGACCACGGCCGCGAGTTGAGCCCGCCTGCGAACGGGCTGATCGGGCTGCTGATCGAGCGCTTCGGCACGGCGGAGGAACGGCGAAACCCGCCGCGGACGTTCGGCGACGCCTACAAGATCCTGACCAAGTACGGCGACGGACTCTTCGGGGTCGCCGCAAAGTAGCGCGTGGGGGAGCGATCGTGCGGCCGTGGCGGCTAGACTAGGCCCGCTATGGCTACTTTCGGAAATCTGTCCGCTCGGCTCGCCGACACCTTCAAGAACCTTCGCACGAAGGGCAAGCTGTCGGCGTCCGACATCGACGGCACTGTTCGTGAGATTCGACGCGCCCTGCTCGAAGCAGACGTTGCCCTCGAGGTCGTCAAGGACTTCACTGGGCGCGTGCGCGAACGTGCTCTCGGCGACGAGGTCAACCAGGCGCTGAACCCGGCGCAGCAGGTCGTCCAGATCGTCAATGAGGAATTGATCGCGATTCTCGGCGGCGAACAGCGACGATTGCAGTACGCCAAGACCGGCCCCACTGTCATCATGCTCGCCGGCCTCCAGGGCGCGGGTAAGACGACCCTCGCCGGCAAGCTCGCGAAGTGGCTGAAGGGGCAGGGCCACACGCCGCTGCTCGTCGCTTGTGACCTCCAGCGCCCGAATGCCGTCACTCAGCTCGGCGTCGTGGCCGAGCAGGCCGGCGTCGCGATCTACGCACCCGAGCCCGGCAACGGCGTGGGCGACCCGGTGAAGGTCGCGAAGGCGGGCGTCGCCGAGGCGAAGACCAAGCTGCACGACTTCGTGATCGTCGATACGGCCGGCCGCCTCGGCGTCGACGCCGAGCTCATGCAGCAGGCGAGCAACATCCGCAAGGCGATCGAGCCCGACGAGGTGCTCTTCGTCATCGACGCCATGATCGGCCAGGACGCGGTCGCGACGGCGCGCGCCTTCCAGGAGGGCGTCGACTTCACCGGTGTCGTCCTCACCAAGCTTGACGGCGATGCCCGCGGCGGCGCGGCGCTCTCGATCCGGAGCCTCACGGGCCGCCCGATCCTGTTCGCCTCGACGGGTGAGGGACTCGACGACTTCGAGCCCTTCCACCCGGACCGCATGGCGAGCCGCATCCTCGATCTCGGCGACATTCTTACCCTCATCGAGCAGGCGCAGGGCGCCTTCGACGAGGAGGAGGCGAAGAAGGTCGCCGCGAAGATTGCGAGCGACCAGTTCACGCTCGAGGACTTCCTGGGCCAGCTGCAGCAACTGCGGGGGGCCGGATCCATCAAGAAGATGATGGGCATGCTGCCGGGCATGGGCAAGATGCGCGAGCAGATCGAGGGCTTTGACGAGCGCGAGATCCTGCGTACCGAGGCCATCATTCAGTCCATGACGAAGGCCGAGCGCCAGAACCCGAAGCTGCTCAACGGCTCGCGCCGCCTGCGTATCGCAAAGGGCTCGGGCATGACGGTCACCGACGTGAACCAGCTCGTCGCGCGCTTCGAGCAGGCCGCAAAGATGATGAAGACGGTTGCCAAGGGCGGCGTGCCGCAGATCCCCGGCATGGGACCGATTCCCGGCATGGGCGGCCATGGCGGCAAGAAGAAGCAGCAGGCCAAGGGCAAGGGCTCGAAGCGTTCGGGCAATCCCGCCAAGCGTGCGCAGGAAGTCACTGCCGCAGCCGCAGCTCCCGCGGGCACCGGCTTCGGCTTGGGTGGCGGCGCGGGCCAGACGGCCCCGTCCGAGGCGGACCTCGCCAAGATCCAGCAGATGCTGGGCGGCGGGCGCTAGACAGGCCCGGCTCCGCGCAGGATCCGCCCGCTAGCGGGCGATCCCGGCGCGGAAGGCGTCCGCGAGGCCGTGCACCACAGCCCCGAGGGCCTCAGCGCCGGTCGGGTCGGCGAAGCCCTGCGCCGTCTTCAGCTGACGCTCGGCACTGGAACCCGACGTCAGGATGGCGCCCACCTGGGCGAGCTCCGCGCTGCAGCCGAGCGACTCGGCGACCGGGGCGAGCTCGGCGATCAATCGCTCGATGTCCTCGCGGAGGGGCACCTGCGTGCCCTCCCGATCGACAATCACGCGCGCGTCGAGCCCGTAGCGGGCTGCCCGCCACTTGTTCTCGCGGACGTACCAGGGCTGTAGCCGAACAAGTGATTCGCCCCGGTCAAGCCGGCGCTGGCCGTCTTCCACCAGGCACTGAGTGAGCGCGGCCAGAGCGGCGACCTCGTTGAGCGACGACACCCCGTCGAAGCCGCGGAACTCGAGTGTGCCCCAGCGCGGCGATGGCCGGACATCCCAGCGCGCCTCGCTCACGTCGTCGATGACGCCCGTGCGGGTCAGGTCCTCGACGACCTCTTCGAAATGGCCCCAGTCATCGAGGTCCCACGGCAGACCCGCGGTCGGCAGCTGCTGAAACATGAGCGTGCGGTTGGACGCGTACCCGGTCGCCTCGCCGCCCCAGAAGGGACTGGAGGTCGAGAGTGCCAGCAGGTGGGGGAGACGGGCGAGCAGCGCGTGCATCAGGGGGATGACGCGCTCGACGCGGTCGATCCCCAGGTGCACGTGTACGCCCCAAATGAGCATGTTGCGACCCCACCACTGGGTGCGGTCGATGAACCGCTCGTAGCGCTCGCTCGGCGTGACGCGCTCGTCGACCCAGCGTCCGAAGGGGTGGCTTCCGGCACCGACGACGCACGCTCCGTGTGTCTCGGCAGCGTCCTGAACTCGCTGGGCCATGATGCGCAGTTCGTCGACGGCCTCGCCGACGCGCTGGTGCGGCGCGGTCACGAGCTCGATGGTGTTCTCGAGGAGTTCGCGGGTGACGTGGGGCATCTGGGCATCGGCGCCGGGCGCGTTGATTTCGCTCAACAGGGCGGGTGCGATGCTCGCGAGGCTGTGATCCTGCTGGCTGACGAGGGCGAGTTCCCACTCGATGCCCAGCGTCGAGCGGGGCGATGCGGCGAATTCGACGGCCATGCGGGCACCTTTCGGTCGGTCGATGCCAGCCTAGTGCCGGCTGGGGAGGGCACGTGGGCGAAAAGTTCCTCCCAAAGTGCCCTTTGACATGTACAATGGCACTGGTGGTGCGCGGAGCACCCGCTGCCCGGAAACACGGCAGAGCGAACTGGATCAATGACTCAAAGGTGACTCATGGCTCGGAAAACACTCCTCTCAACCGCGGCGCTCGGCGCCGCCGCGATGCTGGTCCTCAGTGGCTGTGCGAGTGGCGGCGGGGGCGGTGGTGACACGGCCGACGGCGACGCCCAAGCTGGCGGCACGCTCAAGGTCCTATCGAACGGCGACGTCGATCGACTTGACCCGCAGCTAACCGCCTACGTTCCCGTGAACAGCGTCGTGCGCTCACTGTCGCGCTCGATCCTGAGCTACGAATCGTCGAACGACGTCGATGCGCGCACTCAGCTCGTGGGAGACCTCGCGACCGAGGTTCCGGTCCCGACCGATGACGGGCTGACCTACGAGATCACGCTGCGCGATGGCGCCACCTGGGACGCCCCGGACGGATCCCGCCCGATCGTGGCCGAGGACGTCGCCCGCGGCATCGAGCGCATTTGCAACCCCCACATCGGGGCCGCGCTCGGCGGATACTTCATCAACCTCATCGAGGGCATGACCGAGTACTGCGACGGGTTCGCCGCAGTCGCTCCCGATGCCGCCGCGATGAAGGCGTACATCGATGAGAACGACATCTCGGGCATCGAGACGCCCGATGAGAAGACTGTTATCTTCCGCCTCGTCGAGCCGGCATCTGACTTCACGTCAATGCTGAGCCTCCCCACGGCAAACCCCGCACCGGTGGAGGTGCTCGACTACCTCCCCGATTCCCCCGAGTACCGCGACAACTTCATCGCGTCCGGCCCCTACACGGTCGGTTCGTACACCCCCGATGTCAAATGGGAGTTCGTGCGGAACGAATCTTGGGACCCGAAGAGCGACGACCTCCGCAAGGCGTACGTCGACACGATCGAGATGACGATGGGTGTCGAGGGCGACGCGGCAATGCAGCAGCTCCAGGCAGGATCCGCCGACATGCTCTTCGATCTCAGCCCCAGCCCGGCGAACATCCAGCAGCTCAAGGCCGCAAACGACGAGAAGTTCACCACGCTGGAAAACGGCGGCATCGATCAGTTCCTCTGGATCAACACAAAGACGGGCAACAATGGCGGTGCCCTGCAAAAGCTCGAGGTGCGCGAAGCGCTGCAGTACGCCATCGACAAGCCGGCCGTCGTTCAGGTGATGGGTGGCTCGGACATCGCGACCGTCACGAACGGCATCTTTGGCCCCGGCATTAACGGGTACGAAGAGTACGCTCCATTCGGCGACAACGGTGGCAAGGCTGATCCGGAGAAGGCGAAGGCCATGCTCAAGGCCGCCGGCGTCGAGAATCTGACGCTGAAGCTGCCGTACCGCAACGTCGGCACCCAGCCGGACATCGCGCAGACCGTGCAGGCAAGCCTCGAGGAGGCCGGCATTACGGTCGAGCTCTTCCCGGTTCCGCCGACCGACTACTACGCCAACTTCATGACGAACCCTGAGAACGCATCGAGCGGTGCGTGGGACGTGGCGCTCGTGGGCTGGTCGCCGGACTGGGTGGGTGGGGCCGCGCGCAGCGTGTTCCAGCCGCAGTTCACCTTCAACGGCACCCCGCA
This genomic stretch from Leucobacter sp. CX169 harbors:
- a CDS encoding glutamate--cysteine ligase; the encoded protein is MAVEFAASPRSTLGIEWELALVSQQDHSLASIAPALLSEINAPGADAQMPHVTRELLENTIELVTAPHQRVGEAVDELRIMAQRVQDAAETHGACVVGAGSHPFGRWVDERVTPSERYERFIDRTQWWGRNMLIWGVHVHLGIDRVERVIPLMHALLARLPHLLALSTSSPFWGGEATGYASNRTLMFQQLPTAGLPWDLDDWGHFEEVVEDLTRTGVIDDVSEARWDVRPSPRWGTLEFRGFDGVSSLNEVAALAALTQCLVEDGQRRLDRGESLVRLQPWYVRENKWRAARYGLDARVIVDREGTQVPLREDIERLIAELAPVAESLGCSAELAQVGAILTSGSSAERQLKTAQGFADPTGAEALGAVVHGLADAFRAGIAR
- a CDS encoding ABC transporter substrate-binding protein, which encodes MARKTLLSTAALGAAAMLVLSGCASGGGGGGDTADGDAQAGGTLKVLSNGDVDRLDPQLTAYVPVNSVVRSLSRSILSYESSNDVDARTQLVGDLATEVPVPTDDGLTYEITLRDGATWDAPDGSRPIVAEDVARGIERICNPHIGAALGGYFINLIEGMTEYCDGFAAVAPDAAAMKAYIDENDISGIETPDEKTVIFRLVEPASDFTSMLSLPTANPAPVEVLDYLPDSPEYRDNFIASGPYTVGSYTPDVKWEFVRNESWDPKSDDLRKAYVDTIEMTMGVEGDAAMQQLQAGSADMLFDLSPSPANIQQLKAANDEKFTTLENGGIDQFLWINTKTGNNGGALQKLEVREALQYAIDKPAVVQVMGGSDIATVTNGIFGPGINGYEEYAPFGDNGGKADPEKAKAMLKAAGVENLTLKLPYRNVGTQPDIAQTVQASLEEAGITVELFPVPPTDYYANFMTNPENASSGAWDVALVGWSPDWVGGAARSVFQPQFTFNGTPQSYNYVDYNNDEANELAAQALAAETPEEAGKLWHQVDQTVMADSPIVSIVARKKANYHSDRVQNFEIYGLAQNGDWANVWLKQ
- the ffh gene encoding signal recognition particle protein, which translates into the protein MATFGNLSARLADTFKNLRTKGKLSASDIDGTVREIRRALLEADVALEVVKDFTGRVRERALGDEVNQALNPAQQVVQIVNEELIAILGGEQRRLQYAKTGPTVIMLAGLQGAGKTTLAGKLAKWLKGQGHTPLLVACDLQRPNAVTQLGVVAEQAGVAIYAPEPGNGVGDPVKVAKAGVAEAKTKLHDFVIVDTAGRLGVDAELMQQASNIRKAIEPDEVLFVIDAMIGQDAVATARAFQEGVDFTGVVLTKLDGDARGGAALSIRSLTGRPILFASTGEGLDDFEPFHPDRMASRILDLGDILTLIEQAQGAFDEEEAKKVAAKIASDQFTLEDFLGQLQQLRGAGSIKKMMGMLPGMGKMREQIEGFDEREILRTEAIIQSMTKAERQNPKLLNGSRRLRIAKGSGMTVTDVNQLVARFEQAAKMMKTVAKGGVPQIPGMGPIPGMGGHGGKKKQQAKGKGSKRSGNPAKRAQEVTAAAAAPAGTGFGLGGGAGQTAPSEADLAKIQQMLGGGR